In Rhododendron vialii isolate Sample 1 chromosome 9a, ASM3025357v1, the following are encoded in one genomic region:
- the LOC131299563 gene encoding uncharacterized 16 kDa protein in middle repetitive insertion sequence WIS1-like, producing MQTIVIMKYVCGKQLLSSSFAGHPPSSHRPSCPFPNQILFSPLPSPFPTPPPPLPAPLRPLSTAATSFLPPRRLRLLLTTCPPPPQPPPTGPVLRIALTERWSRVDRLPLAISRQLPGWHFTGE from the exons ATGCAAACAATTGTGATCATGAAGTATGTGTGCGGTAAACAG ctcctctcctcctcctttgCCGGCCACCCCCCCTCATCTCACCGCCCGTCATGTCCCTTCCCTAACCAGATCCTCTTCTCGCCTCTGCCATCTCCTTTTCCGACACCGCCTCCTCCACTGCCAGCTCCTCTCCGCCCTCTCTCCACCGCTGCTACCTCCTTTCTGCCACCGCGCCGCCTCCGCCTTCTCCTCACCACCTGCCCACCTCCTCCTCAGCCACCTCCCACTGGTCCGGTGCTCAGGATAGCTCTAACGGAGAGATGGAGTAGGGTGGATCGGCTCCCTCTGGCAATAAGTCGCCAGCTTCCTGGGTGGCATTTCACTGGCGAATGA
- the LOC131301661 gene encoding tubulin alpha-2 chain-like, with the protein MRECISIHIGQVRIQVGNACWELYCLKHGIQPDGQMLSDKTVGGSGDVFNTFFSKTDAGKHVPRAVSVDLEPTSIDEVRTGAYRKLFL; encoded by the exons ATGAGAGAGTGCATTTCGATCCACATCGGACAGGTCAGGATCCAGGTCGGAAACGCCTGCTGGGAGCTCTACTGCCTCAAACACGGCAT aCAACCTGATGGGCAAATGCTAAGCGACAAGACAGTGGGCGGCAGCGGCGATGTGTTCAACACCTTCTTCAGCAAGACCGACGCCGGGAAGCACGTACCTCGCGCCGTCTCTGTGGATCTGGAGCCCACCAGCATCGACGAGGTCAGGACCGGCGCCTACCGCAAGCTATTCCTGTAA
- the LOC131300733 gene encoding histone-lysine N-methyltransferase family member SUVH9-like, whose product MGSLIPFPDLNSFPDPTTTTTTATDAAAAAPTTLIPKLEPKLEPFDDPHPGFTQPLNSIPNPNPNHSPQTQLDETNVYSEFNRISELFRTAFAKQNVDVPNPSADDVVDPNPLAIVAVPDQNNQVAVVPPKRRHQPRSSELVRVLDLGLDDQRYFRDLVRKTRMIYDSLRVFAEEKRRALGLERRTAARGDLKAATVMRDRGLWLNRDKRIVGSIPGVYVGDLFFFRMELCVVGLHGQSQAGIDYVTASHSSNGEPIATSVIVSGGYEDDEDAGDVIIYTGHGGQDKTHSRQCAHQKLEGGNLGLERSMHYGIEVRVIRGMRYAGSPSGKVYVYDGLYRIFYSWFDVGKSGFGVYKFKLVRMENQPEMGSSVLRLAKSLRTEPLSVRPVGYVSLDISMNKENVPVLLYNDIDSEHDPMYFEYIATVVFPPHVYQGGNGNGCDCISGCTDDCLCTSKNGGEFAYDQNGILIRGKPLIFECGTNCRCPPSCRNRVSQNGVRNRFEVFRSRETGWGVRSLDLIQAGSFICEYAGVVLTREQAQLFTMNGDSLVYPNRFADRWTEWGDLSQIFSDYVRPEHPSIPPLDFAMDVSRMRNVACYISHSSSPNVLVQLVLYDHNNLLFPHIMLFAMENIPPLRELSIDYGVADEWTGKLRICN is encoded by the exons ATGGGCTCACTCATCCCCTTCCCAGATCTCAATTCCTTCCCtgaccccaccaccaccaccacaaccgccaccgacgccgccgccgccgcccccACCACTTTAATCCCCAAATTAGAACCCAAGCTCGAGCCATTCGACGACCCACACCCAGGCTTCACCCAACCCCTCAATTCCAtaccaaaccctaaccccaaccACTCCCCTCAAACCCAACTCGACGAAACCAACGTCTACTCCGAATTCAACCGCATCTCCGAGCTCTTCCGCACCGCCTTCGCCAAGCAAAACGTCGACGTTCCGAATCCGAGCGCGGACGACGTTGTGGATCCCAACCCGCTCGCCATCGTGGCCGTACCCGACCAGAACAACCAGGTCGCCGTCGTTCCTCCGAAGCGGCGCCACCAGCCGAGGTCGTCGGAGCTGGTTAGGGTATTGGATTTGGGGTTGGACGACCAGAGGTACTTTCGCGATTTGGTGAGGAAGACGAGGATGATCTACGACTCGCTGCGGGTCTTCGCGGAGGAGAAGCGGCGGGCGCTGGGTCTGGAGCGGCGGACGGCGGCCCGGGGGGATCTGAAGGCGGCGACGGTGATGAGGGATCGGGGGCTGTGGCTGAACCGGGATAAGAGGATCGTGGGGTCCATACCGGGGGTTTACGTCGGAGACTTGTTCTTTTTCCGGATGGAGCTATGTGTTGTGGGGCTGCATGGGCAGTCTCAGGCCGGGATTGATTATGTCACGGCGAGCCATAGCTCCAACGGAGAGCCCATTGCTACCAGTGTTATTGTGTCAG GTGGCTACGAAGATGATGAAGATGCTGGCGATGTTATAATATATACGGGTCATGGGGGGCAGGACAAGACGCATTCGAGGCAATGCGCCCACCAGAAATTGGAGGGTGGGAATCTGGGACTGGAGCGGAGCATGCATTACGGGATTGAAGTGAGGGTGATTCGCGGGATGAGGTATGCAGGTTCGCCCAGCGGTAAAGTTTATGTTTATGATGGGTTATACAGGATTTTCTATTCATGGTTTGACGTGGGTAAGTCTGGTTTCGGAGTTTACAAGTTTAAACTCGTGAGAATGGAGAATCAACCTGAAATGGGTAGTTCTGTTCTGAGGTTAGCTAAGAGCCTTAGGACCGAACCGTTGTCTGTTAGACCGGTGGGCTATGTTAGTCTTGATATTTCAATGAATAAGGAAAATGTCCCGGTCTTATTGTATAATGATATCGATAGTGAGCATGATCCAATGTATTTCGAGTATATTGCGACGGTCGTGTTTCCTCCTCATGTGTATCAAGGGGGTAATGGTAATGGGTGTGATTGCATTTCTGGGTGTACGGATGATTGTCTTTGTACCTCCAAAAATGGTGGAGAGTTCGCTTATGATCAAAATGGGATTCTCATAAGAGGGAAACCTTTGATATTTGAATGTGGTACTAATTGTCGTTGCCCCCCAAGCTGCCGTAATCGCGTGAGCCAAAATGGCGTGAGGAACAGATTTGAGGTTTTTAGGTCAAGGGAAACCGGTTGGGGAGTTAGGTCGCTAGACTTGATTCAAGCTGGTTCCTTTATTTGTGAATATGCTGGAGTAGTTCTCACTAGAGAGCAAGCACAACTTTTTACAATGAATGGAGATAGTTTGGTGTATCCGAACCGGTTTGCTGACAGATGGACTGAATGGGGGGATTTATCGCAAATATTTTCAGATTATGTGCGTCCAGAACATCCGTCGATTCCTCCTCTGGATTTTGCAATGGATGTTTCAAGAATGAGGAATGTTGCTTGTTACATAAGCCACAGTTCAAGTCCTAATGTTCTGGTGCAGCTTGTGCTATATGACCACAATAATCTATTGTTCCCGCACATTATGCTATTCGCGATGGAGAACATCCCGCCCTTGAGAGAGCTCAGTATTGATTACGGGGTGGCTGATGAATGGACGGGGAAGCTTCGTATCTGTAACTAG